The genomic interval GCAGATCTCGACCGTATCCatggctgccgccgccctgcCGAATTTGGGATCGATCCCGCGCGTTCCTTCGCTCGCTGGCTCGATCGTTGGAGAGACGACAAAGAAAAGGCTGTAGAGATAAATGAGACGGAATGCGATGCAAACTCACCAAACGCGCGTGCTGCGTATcgtatcgatcgatcgatcgatataaTGCGCGCCGATCAATGCGTGAGATTACGTACAGCTCAGTttcccgatcgatcgagcagctACCAGCGGGGACgctccgatcgatcgatcctctTCTTAACCAccacgcgcgcggcggcgttggGTTTGGGTTTGGGATCGATCGGAAGGTAGCGTAGGATGTGGCGATCCATGgacatcggcggcggcggcggcggaggaggaggagggagaggggttGAGCTGGCCGTCGCCAgtgggaagaagaggaaggctagcggcggcggggacggcgccgccgacagGGTGGTGATGATGAGGAGGGAGCCGCGGCGGGGGCTCGGCGTGGCGGAGCTGGAGAGGATCAGGGTGCAGCTCGAGGCGGCGCAGAGCCTCTTCATGATCCCGCCCTcgctgtcgtcgtcctcgtcggcgctggctacgccgccgccgccgtcgtaccTGCCGCCGGGCGCCGTGCGGTACggccaacaacaacaatacgtacgtgaaaggaaaaaaaaaaactaatgtttCTTTTGTCCTCAGGttgtccatccatccatcaccCATGCATATATGCGTGAAAAGCTAACCCTAGCTGATGTACATACGCAGGTTGGAAATGGATCAGGTGCGCAGAGAAACCATCACCGTTTCACTCCGTACTACGCCTCGTCGCCATTGCCATcgccacagcagcagcaatacTACGctactgctgctactactactaacgACGCCTTAACCAGGCACGTGTTCTCGCCTTGATGCTGACGAAATTAAGtcaggaggaaaaaaaaatcctgctCCCTGCTCGTTGTAATCAccagtttttttctctcctgacGACTGAATTATTAGCAGGTTCTtggcagcaagcagcagcagcagcaaagcaTTATTTCCACTCCAGATCAATCAGGGTGTTGACAGGAGCGCCGTGAACGCGCCCCCTATCCCGAGACAGCAGCAGGGTTCATCtgaggtatatatatttatgtctaATTCTGACAGTTAATtagatatatatgcatggcaATATGATTGACAGTACTGCTCAACTGAATGACTGATATATATGTCTGTAGGAGTTGTacaagctgcagctgcagctgcaggagTGTCACCGGCGTCgagtgcagcagcagcagcagctgctgcacgGCGAGGGTACTGCCACTGCGGCGAGGAGAACTCAGAGTATTCCGTTTGTGAACCTCGTcgactccgacgacgacgaggctgccgccggcgccggggaagAACTGGACTTGGAGCTCAGGCTCTAGAATTAATACAGCTAGCCAACAAATGCAATGCAGGCATTTGCATGTGGATCCGCCCCATTCATCTGTCAGATCGATTAAACTGAAATGAACATCAACAGATTCTTTGTTCTTTCATTTGCATATGTATGTACCTGAGCCGATCCATGAAGAAATATATGTATGGTTGCATTTTTTGGGTACTTCTCTTATGGGTACCATTTTTCTTATGTACTACAGAGTAATTTGATATTTCAGCTCAAAATTAAAGAGTTTGAACATTGCACTCGACAATGACACTTTGAGACCGTAGTCGCTCTGAAATTTgcgtgttttttttgttgggagTACATACATATCacttgaaactttttttttactaaaatcaCATAAATATAGAATATAGTTGCTTTGACCAAACTGTcgtaaaactacatatttaataatgtGTATTGCAAACTACAATTTTAGTACTGTATTTATCATATATAAAGCTACAAATTTAAAgtctcatattataaaactacaaCTGAGATTTAAAAGTTGACATACATAACATTTTTGCCTTTTTAAGTTATATAGGTTGTaattttgggataaaattaATGTAAAATCTATAGTTTGTAATATGATGCCTTacatatgtagttttgtgaaaaaatgatgctaaatttatagttttgtgatatgCACATCTATAGTTTGTAATAACTtgttcaaaatatttgtaatttcatgaaatttactctaataAAACATAGtgcaattaaaatataactactaCCATGTAATTATAATGTTATATTATACAAATatcatgtaaataaaaaatgagaaaatctaGTATATGCCATTGAGTTAATTTGTCACAATTCAATAATTTGCCAATGAAATTGTCATTCCTACAATGTACTATCGAGTTTACCAATTGCTTTACAATATAACATTGGCATGGgtacttttttttcacaaatacCTTAGCCATACAAGGTTAACAATTGATTTATTGtattataagttttaaaaaataatgaatatttttatcctctATACAAAACACGGAAGTTTGTGTTCATTATTTTccaattactattttttataacatataaCTTACCTGCTATGTGATTATATAGACTAttttttgtgtagttattattaataaatattttaatgggCATGGGTACAGGTAGCCACTACCAATGCCCGGTTCGTCCGTTTATTCGCCAAATCTAATTGacatgtgattttttattagtatatacatgtttaatgTATAGGTAAGTTGAACTTTAGTTTACACCTTGCACTATGATATGATCATTTTAAGTTAAACTCATGTTTAAATTGCTTAAAAGATAGTGTATATTGATATCTAATCAATAAGTATACATAGTAATGGATAAGTGGCTAAACCCATGGGTATGTGGGGCCCACAAGTAATTAATGGGTTGGGTATACCCACTGACACAAAATGATCTCGTGGGTATGGATATGCGTATGTCCTACTCGTGCCTACCGTCTctgatataataatataacattaaatttacgTGCTAGatatattcattttattaatatgaAGAGTCATCG from Oryza brachyantha chromosome 3, ObraRS2, whole genome shotgun sequence carries:
- the LOC107303764 gene encoding heavy metal-associated isoprenylated plant protein 33-like codes for the protein MWRSMDIGGGGGGGGGGRGVELAVASGKKRKASGGGDGAADRVVMMRREPRRGLGVAELERIRVQLEAAQSLFMIPPSLSSSSSALATPPPPSYLPPGAVRYGQQQQYVGNGSGAQRNHHRFTPYYASSPLPSPQQQQYYATAATTTNDALTRHVFSP